The following are from one region of the Mycolicibacterium helvum genome:
- a CDS encoding sugar porter family MFS transporter produces the protein MAGQGPIDQTPSAITDDDFSSGGTAIRIASVAALGGLLFGYDSAVINGAVDSIQEDFGIGNAELGFAVASALLGAAAGAMSAGRIADRIGRISVMKIAAVFFLVSAIGTALAPNVVTVVVFRVVGGIGVGIASVIAPAYIAETSPPRIRGRLGSLQQLAIVSGIFLSFVINWILQHIAGGPNKELWLGLDAWRWMFLAMALPAVLYGALAFTIPESPRYLVASHKIPEARRVLTMLLGEKNLEITISRIQETLEREDKPSWRDLRKPAGGLYGIVWVGLGLSIFQQFVGINVIFYYSNVLWQAVGFDADQSAIYTVITSVVNVATTLIAIALIDKIGRKPLLLIGSSGMAVTLITMSVIFANATLVDGKPNLPGASGVIALVAANLFVVAFGMSWGPVVWVLLGEMFPNRIRAAALGLAAAGQWAANWLITVTFPGLREHLGLAYGFYGLCAILSGLFVWKWVMETKGVSLEDMHAELLHQDKPTPA, from the coding sequence ATGGCAGGCCAAGGACCCATCGACCAAACACCATCCGCGATCACCGATGACGACTTCTCCTCGGGTGGTACGGCCATCCGAATCGCCTCGGTGGCCGCATTGGGCGGTCTGCTTTTCGGCTATGACAGCGCGGTCATCAACGGGGCCGTCGATTCGATCCAGGAAGACTTCGGCATCGGCAATGCTGAACTCGGTTTCGCCGTCGCCTCGGCTCTGCTCGGTGCCGCCGCGGGCGCGATGTCGGCCGGCCGGATCGCAGATCGGATCGGCCGCATCTCGGTGATGAAGATCGCCGCCGTGTTCTTCCTTGTCAGCGCGATCGGTACGGCGCTGGCCCCGAACGTCGTGACGGTTGTCGTCTTCCGGGTCGTCGGCGGTATCGGCGTTGGCATCGCGTCGGTGATCGCACCCGCCTACATCGCCGAGACCTCGCCGCCGCGCATCCGCGGCAGGCTGGGCTCACTCCAACAACTCGCGATCGTGTCCGGCATCTTCTTGTCGTTCGTCATCAACTGGATTCTCCAGCACATCGCCGGCGGCCCGAACAAAGAGCTGTGGCTCGGGCTTGACGCGTGGCGCTGGATGTTCCTGGCGATGGCCCTGCCGGCGGTCCTCTACGGGGCACTTGCGTTCACCATTCCGGAGTCGCCGCGGTATCTCGTTGCCAGCCACAAGATTCCCGAAGCCCGCAGGGTACTGACGATGCTACTGGGGGAGAAGAACCTCGAGATCACGATCAGCCGAATCCAGGAGACCCTGGAGCGCGAGGACAAGCCGTCGTGGCGGGATCTGCGTAAGCCGGCCGGCGGCCTCTACGGCATCGTCTGGGTCGGCCTGGGGTTGTCGATCTTCCAGCAGTTCGTCGGCATCAACGTGATCTTCTATTACTCCAATGTGCTGTGGCAGGCGGTCGGGTTCGATGCGGACCAGTCGGCCATCTACACGGTGATCACATCGGTGGTCAATGTGGCGACCACACTGATCGCCATCGCGCTGATTGACAAGATCGGGCGTAAGCCACTGCTGCTGATCGGGTCATCCGGGATGGCAGTCACATTGATCACCATGTCGGTCATCTTCGCCAACGCCACCCTGGTCGACGGCAAGCCCAACCTCCCCGGTGCCTCTGGAGTCATCGCCCTGGTCGCCGCCAACCTGTTCGTGGTGGCCTTCGGTATGTCCTGGGGCCCGGTGGTGTGGGTGCTCTTGGGTGAGATGTTCCCCAACCGGATCCGGGCCGCCGCGCTGGGGCTGGCCGCCGCAGGGCAGTGGGCGGCGAACTGGTTGATCACCGTGACCTTCCCGGGGCTACGCGAGCACCTGGGTCTCGCATACGGGTTCTACGGGTTGTGCGCGATCCTGTCGGGACTGTTCGTGTGGAAGTGGGTCATGGAGACCAAGGGGGTATCCCTGGAAGACATGCACGCCGAGCTGCTGCATCAGGACAAACCCACACCGGCCTGA
- a CDS encoding DUF4126 family protein: protein MTHVLVLLLALLIGVIAGLRAMTAPAVVAWGAFLGWIDVSNKWSEWVAHPITVTVLTVLLFVELVTDQLPKTPSRKSAPQFLARLLTGAFAGAVIGSAFFHTFSSLGAGIIGAVLGTLGGYEARSRLVAATGGRDLPVAVSEDIIAVGGGFLVVYLTSLL, encoded by the coding sequence ATGACGCACGTTCTCGTTCTGTTATTGGCTCTGTTGATCGGCGTGATCGCCGGCCTACGCGCCATGACCGCCCCTGCGGTGGTGGCCTGGGGAGCGTTTCTGGGGTGGATCGACGTCAGCAATAAGTGGTCGGAGTGGGTGGCCCACCCCATCACCGTGACGGTGCTGACCGTGCTGTTGTTCGTGGAACTCGTCACCGATCAGCTGCCGAAGACACCCAGCCGCAAGAGCGCGCCGCAGTTCTTGGCCCGCCTCCTGACCGGTGCGTTCGCCGGCGCTGTCATCGGCAGTGCCTTCTTCCACACGTTCAGCTCGCTGGGTGCCGGCATCATCGGCGCCGTGCTGGGCACCCTCGGCGGCTACGAAGCGCGCTCGCGGCTGGTCGCCGCCACCGGTGGCCGCGACCTGCCGGTGGCGGTGAGCGAGGACATCATCGCGGTCGGCGGCGGCTTCCTGGTGGTCTACCTGACCAGTCTGCTGTGA
- a CDS encoding phosphoribosyl-ATP diphosphatase encodes MEQSQAVKTFEELFAELGERARTRPAGSATVAALDAGVHTLGKKILEEAGEVWLAAEHEPDEALAEEISQLLYWTQVLMVARGLTLDDIYRKL; translated from the coding sequence ATGGAACAATCGCAGGCCGTGAAGACCTTCGAGGAGTTGTTCGCTGAACTGGGGGAGCGTGCCCGCACCCGACCCGCGGGCAGCGCCACTGTCGCCGCACTGGATGCCGGTGTGCACACCCTCGGCAAAAAGATCCTCGAAGAGGCTGGCGAAGTGTGGTTGGCGGCCGAGCATGAACCCGACGAGGCCCTGGCCGAGGAGATCAGCCAGCTGCTGTATTGGACACAGGTGCTGATGGTTGCACGCGGCCTGACCCTCGACGACATCTACCGGAAGCTCTAG
- the hisG gene encoding ATP phosphoribosyltransferase, translating into MLRVAVPNKGALSESAAEILSEAGYRRRTDPKDLTVIDPVNGVEFFFLRPKDIAIYVGSGQLDFGITGRDLAAEADAPVDERLALGFGSSTFRYAAPAGRDWTVGDLAGKRIATAYPNLVRKDLASKGIEATVIRLDGAVEISIQLGVADAIADVVGSGRTLRLHDLVAFGESLCDSEAVLIERAGNGDDPNRAARDQLAARVQGVVFGQQYLMLDYDCPRSVLDRATEITPGLESPTIAPLADPDWVAVRALVPRRAVNAIMDELTAIGAKAILASDIRFCRF; encoded by the coding sequence ATGTTGCGCGTTGCCGTCCCCAACAAGGGGGCACTGTCCGAATCGGCCGCCGAGATCCTGTCGGAGGCAGGCTACCGCCGGCGCACCGACCCCAAGGATCTCACCGTCATCGACCCGGTCAACGGCGTCGAGTTCTTTTTCCTGCGCCCCAAGGACATCGCGATCTACGTCGGTTCCGGCCAGCTCGACTTCGGTATCACCGGCCGGGACCTGGCCGCCGAAGCCGACGCCCCGGTGGACGAGCGGCTGGCGCTGGGCTTCGGTTCCTCCACATTCCGCTACGCCGCGCCCGCCGGCCGCGATTGGACCGTCGGGGATCTTGCCGGTAAGCGAATCGCCACTGCCTACCCGAACCTGGTCCGGAAAGACTTGGCGAGCAAGGGAATCGAGGCGACGGTCATCCGGCTTGACGGTGCTGTCGAGATCTCGATACAGCTGGGTGTCGCCGACGCGATCGCCGATGTGGTGGGGTCAGGGCGCACCCTGCGGCTGCACGATCTGGTGGCCTTCGGTGAATCATTGTGCGATTCGGAAGCGGTGCTGATCGAGCGCGCCGGCAACGGCGACGATCCCAACCGGGCCGCGCGCGACCAATTGGCCGCGCGGGTACAGGGTGTGGTTTTCGGTCAGCAGTATCTGATGCTCGACTACGACTGCCCGCGTTCGGTACTCGATCGCGCGACCGAGATCACTCCCGGCCTGGAATCGCCGACCATCGCGCCGCTGGCCGATCCGGACTGGGTGGCAGTGCGCGCATTGGTGCCGCGGCGTGCGGTCAACGCGATCATGGACGAGCTGACGGCCATCGGGGCCAAGGCGATTCTGGCGTCCGACATCAGGTTCTGCCGCTTCTGA